In Leguminivora glycinivorella isolate SPB_JAAS2020 chromosome 11, LegGlyc_1.1, whole genome shotgun sequence, a single window of DNA contains:
- the LOC125230960 gene encoding uncharacterized protein LOC125230960 isoform X2: MENLKSLKKTRASFKAKLTVFNDYLNALLPSSELNSIQMHELTMRHAKMSEMYNDFDSIQNDIESMTEIPDDEYAERTSFENRYFGVMAAAQDLLSRHAAPAGPASAVHDSGSVTGSGDAVFSKLQSRSKWRTQGAHPQLGEMVVVKDDRLPPNRWLLGRVTAIHPGSDGVNRVADVLTTTGTLRRAYNHLCPLPSTLDQAAPDPRGAAC; this comes from the exons ATGGAAAATTTAAAATCACTAAAGAAAACTCGAGCCAGTTTTAAAGCAAAGCTGACAGTTTTTAACGATTATTTAAATGCTTTATTGCCTAGCAGTGAGCTTAATAGCATACAAATGCACGAGCTTACCATGCGACATGCAAAAATGTCAGAAATGTATAACGATTTCGATTCCATACAAAACGATATAGAGAGTATGACGGAAATTCCAGATGACGAATACGCAGAGCGGACTTCCTTCGAGAACCGGTACTTCGGCGTCATGGCTGCTGCGCAGGACCTGCTCAGCAGGCATGCAGCGCCCGCCGGCCCTGCCTCTGCGGTGCACGACAGCGGATCCGTGACGGGATCAGGTGATGCTGTATTCTCAA AGCTCCAGTCCCGCAGCAAGTGGCGCACTCAGGGTGCGCATCCACAGCTGGGCGAGATGGTCGTCGTCAAGGATGACCGCCTCCCACCAAACCGATGGCTGCTCGGACGAGTCACAGCCATCCACCCGGGCAGCGACGGCGTCAACCGCGTCGCTGACGTCCTCACCACTACGGGGACCCTGCGCAGGGCCTACAATCACCTCTGCCCACTTCCATCGACGTTGGATCAGGCAGCTCCTGACCCAAGGGGGGCAGCCTGTTAA
- the LOC125230960 gene encoding uncharacterized protein LOC125230960 isoform X3, which yields MAAAQDLLSRHAAPAGPASAVHDSGSVTGSGDAVFSKLQSRSKWRTQGAHPQLGEMVVVKDDRLPPNRWLLGRVTAIHPGSDGVNRVADVLTTTGTLRRAYNHLCPLPSTLDQAAPDPRGAAC from the exons ATGGCTGCTGCGCAGGACCTGCTCAGCAGGCATGCAGCGCCCGCCGGCCCTGCCTCTGCGGTGCACGACAGCGGATCCGTGACGGGATCAGGTGATGCTGTATTCTCAA AGCTCCAGTCCCGCAGCAAGTGGCGCACTCAGGGTGCGCATCCACAGCTGGGCGAGATGGTCGTCGTCAAGGATGACCGCCTCCCACCAAACCGATGGCTGCTCGGACGAGTCACAGCCATCCACCCGGGCAGCGACGGCGTCAACCGCGTCGCTGACGTCCTCACCACTACGGGGACCCTGCGCAGGGCCTACAATCACCTCTGCCCACTTCCATCGACGTTGGATCAGGCAGCTCCTGACCCAAGGGGGGCAGCCTGTTAA
- the LOC125230960 gene encoding uncharacterized protein LOC125230960 isoform X1 translates to MYRQIYVREDQRSLQQILWRPDPTQQIKQYKLNTVTYGTASAPWLATRTLKQIGIECKDELARETILHDFYVDDYITGHDDEQTLIHTCQNVIHELEPAHFHLRKWRSNKPSILTQITNENNNDDELLNLNDDDYAKTLGLLWACKRDTLLFSLPNITQQAKTKRTILSTIAQVFDPLGLINPCMLQAKLILQSLWSQNIPWDSQLPAEIESQWDQFVKYLPDISQIEIPRRALCDDYVNVQLHAFSDASMKAYAACVYLRTVSNSGDVSVHLLVAKGKLAPLRQRLSIPKLELCGSLLATQLMKKVVNSLRLKVDSLYFHCDSTIVLGWLKTCKKQLKQFVHNRVNEITNTFDPSAWHYVPTDMNPADIGSRGLNASQLKDSTLWWQGPHFLHQRDIQWPLQPLSVDISDLPEIKSHCHVSAAAVDVRESDFTEKFSNFGKMLRIIAYMYRFIYNCQNANKHVGPLSISELRLALIFLCKKVQSEMFNKQISLLIKGTLTPKDKLIKLNPFIDQDNLIRVGGRLSNSNYDYDTKHPILLHASHYITKTLVRYYHIVYLHAGPQLLLSTLRHKFWIISGRNLCRKTTHECLTCLRFSGRTYQPIMSPLPAQRLHADHPFTHTATDYAGPILISNRKGRGAILIKAYIVVFVCLAVRAVHLELVTDLTSQGFIAALNRFIARRELQSRSKWRTQGAHPQLGEMVVVKDDRLPPNRWLLGRVTAIHPGSDGVNRVADVLTTTGTLRRAYNHLCPLPSTLDQAAPDPRGAAC, encoded by the exons ATGTATAGGCAAATTTATGTAAGAGAAGATCAACGAAGTTTGCAGCAAATTCTATGGCGGCCTGATCCGACACAACAAATTAAACAGTACAAACTAAATACAGTTACATACGGCACGGCCTCGGCTCCCTGGCTTGCGACAAGAACACTCAAACAGATAGGTATAGAGTGCAAGGACGAACTTGCACGCGAAACTATTTTGCATGACTTTTACGTTGATGACTACATCACTGGTCATGATGATGAACAAACATTAATACATACATGTCAAAATGTCATTCATGAGCTAGAACCTGCTCATTTTCATTTACGTAAATGGCGGTCTAACAAACCATCCATTCTGACACAGATCACAAATGAAAACAACAATGATGATGAGTTGCTAAATcttaatgatgatgattatgccAAAACTTTAGGCCTACTCTGGGCTTGCAAACGAGACACATTACTGTTTTCATTGCCAAACATTACACAACAAGCTAAAACAAAACGCACAATTTTGTCCACTATAGCGCAAGTGTTTGACCCTCTGGGCTTAATAAACCCTTGCATGTTACAGGCAAAACTCATTCTCCAATCTCTCTGGTCTCAGAATATTCCATGGGACTCTCAATTACCAGCCGAAATTGAGTCACAATGGGACCAGTTTGTCAAATATTTGCCAGATATATCTCAAATTGAAATTCCTCGTAGAGCATTGTGCGACGATTACGTGAATGTTCAATTGCATGCGTTCAGTGACGCATCTATGAAAGCTTACGCTGCCTGCGTATATTTACGCACTGTGTCAAATAGCGGTGATGTAAGTGTACATCTACTCGTTGCAAAAGGCAAACTGGCCCCACTGAGGCAGCGGCTAAGTATTCCAAAATTGGAATTGTGTGGCAGTCTATTAGCTACACAATTAATGAAAAAGGTTGTCAATTCTTTACGCCTAAAAGTAGATTCACTATATTTTCACTGTGACTCAACCATTGTGCTTGGTTGGTTAAAAACGTGCAAAAAGCAACTCAAACAGTTTGTACACAATAGAGTTAATGAAATCACCAACACTTTTGACCCATCAGCATGGCACTATGTTCCCACAGATATGAACCCTGCTGACATAGGGTCTAGAGGTCTAAATGCTTCACAACTCAAAGATTCAACTTTATGGTGGCAAGGCCCTCATTTCCTACACCAAAGGGACATTCAATGGCCCTTGCAGCCACTAAGTGTGGACATTTCTGATTTGCCTGAAATTAAATCTCATTGTCATGTTTCAGCAGCAGCTGTAGATGTACGTGAAAGCGATTTCACTGAAAAGTTTTCAAACTTTGGCAAAATGCTACGCATCATAGCTTACATGTACAGATTCATATATAATTGTCAAAATGCAAACAAACACGTTGGTCCATTAAGCATCTCAGAATTAAGATTAGCGTTGATTTTCTTATGTAAAAAGGTACAATCAGAAATGTTCAATAAACAAATTTCATTGCTCATTAAGGGCACACTCACACCAAAAGATAAATTAATCAAATTAAATCCATTTATTGACCAGGATAATCTTATCAGAGTTGGAGGTCGTCTATCCAACTCTAACTATGATTATGATACAAAACATCCTATCTTGCTACATGCATCTCACTATATAACTAAAACATTAGTTCGATACTATCACATTGTATACTTACATGCAGGACCCCAATTGCTATTATCTACGTTACGTCATAAGTTCTGGATAATAAGCGGTCGCAACCTTTGCCGGAAGACAACACATGAGTGCTTAACTTGTCTTCGCTTCTCAGGTCGTACATACCAGCCTATCATGAGCCCTCTTCCTGCGCAGAGGTTGCACGCTGATCACCCTTTCACACACACAGCCACAGATTATGCCGGTCCTATCCTGATATCGAACAGAAAAGGCCGTGGCGCTATACTAATAAAGGCATACATAGTTGTGTTCGTATGCCTGGCAGTGAGAGCAGTACACCTCGAGCTCGTCACCGATCTGACGTCTCAAGGTTTCATTGCCGCTTTAAATCGATTTATTGCCCGCAGAG AGCTCCAGTCCCGCAGCAAGTGGCGCACTCAGGGTGCGCATCCACAGCTGGGCGAGATGGTCGTCGTCAAGGATGACCGCCTCCCACCAAACCGATGGCTGCTCGGACGAGTCACAGCCATCCACCCGGGCAGCGACGGCGTCAACCGCGTCGCTGACGTCCTCACCACTACGGGGACCCTGCGCAGGGCCTACAATCACCTCTGCCCACTTCCATCGACGTTGGATCAGGCAGCTCCTGACCCAAGGGGGGCAGCCTGTTAA